The sequence tcataaattacaATGTCATCCACATGATTAAATGCCATGCCCCGTTTTAATCATAAGGTTGCCTCAATTAATTGCTCTATTTGAATAAATTTCCCTGTTCTTATTAGTAGCCAGGGTATTCCATCCACTTGAATTGACACAAATTGCAGCATATTAGTTGCCTTGTATTTCATCTATTTGAATGGAGGTCCCAGTTAAGTATAGAAACCACAccttgaataattttttttacaaacaataaGGTGCTACCGCTAGGCATGTTCTACTGACCTTTTACTATGACTGATGTCGCCGTGTCGCTAAGTAGATGTCCATACTGTACGGACCAGCATCtgtaaatgtggaaaaaaagggcATTGCACAATTAATTGGAGTAAATAAatggccactatttgaggaaatatggtACAATACCTCAATATTTTCTATATGTTAAGCTATCTTGTGCAAGTTAAAGGTGAATTACTGCTTGTGGCCTACATGATGACAGACTAGGACTTGACTGCTcagtgatgcatgttcaaagtaAACGCACTGATGGGCCCCCCCTGAAGAACTACCAACTCTTGTTCTTGTTTGTCAATATGACGCTGACTTGGTTCTTATGCCATTGCAGCAGCCTGAAGGTGGTCCCTGTGGGCATGAGCCGCGGGGTCAAGAAGCTGATGCAGGAGAAGTTCCCCAACATGAGCAAGTTTGAGGACATCAGTGAGCTGATGATgaagtaaggcgttttttttttgggaggggggagCTGAAAGGTTTGTTTGCATCAATTTTGTATCTAATCCAATGTATCCCCTCCCAGGGGAGCCAACCTTTCAGAAAGCGAAGGAGAACAGGACGGCGAGCATAACATCACAGAGCTGCCGCAGGTCTACTCCGGCCGAGGTAACATGGCTTCTGGGCAGAGCGCCATCCGCCTGACCGAGGTAAGCctatagcgttttttttttttttatatcttatcCTACAATGGCTGCTAATTGAAGGTTTCTGCGTGCACAGATTGGTCCTCGCATGACGTTTCAGCTGACCAAGATACAAGAAGGCATGGCGGAGGGGAACATCCTCTATCACGCCACTAGTAAGTGTCGGCCATCTTTCTCTGTCGGTTTGATTAGCGTCTGTGTGCAGATGATGAAAATCTTCCAGTATGAAATCTGTGATTTCTCCAAAAGTAAACGCTTACTGATGCACATAGACATTCAACAAAGCATTTTGTTACACTTGATTTCCAAATCATTCAACAAATGCTCCTTTGCAGTCTCCAAGACGGAGGAAGAAATCCAGGAGATCCTGCAACGAAAGGAGTTACTCCTGAAGACGAAAGAGCAGCGCCGGAAGACGCAGGAGCAGAACGTGGCTctcaaaaaaatgcaaaagcaaGAGCACAAGTCAGTTTTGACCTCAATTTGAGTAAGAAATCAGCAGAACGCCATGTTAAAAGATGTTCCCACCACTCAGGAAGAAGAGCCTTGCAGGCATCAAGAAGAAGACGCAGCAAGCAGACAAGGAAGAGGACAGCGAAGTGGAGGATCCAGGCATGCAGGATGATAAGCCGGCGGCCGTGGAGTCAGATGATGAGGCCGAGTACTACAGGCAGGCTGTCGGGGAGGAGCCGGATGAaggttaatacatttttaaatatcctAATTCAATAACCATGTGGCCAATTTGCATATCTGACCACACCCTCTTTCTTCTTCAGATATGTTCTTTGGAGCCAAGAAGAGGAAAGGCAAAGATGGATCTCATGGACCGGTCAAGAAGATGAGGAGGTTCTCTACTGATCACAAAGACAAAAGTGCTAAATCTCCAAAAAGAACTGGCCCGAAGGGGTGGCACAAAGACCAAAAAACTGGGGATAGAGAGAAGAAACCTTTTGGGAAGAAATCCTCCCCCGGTGGAAAGCCATTCAGAAATAAACCAAGCGATGGAGCAAATAGATTTGGTGCTAAAAAGAAATTTGAAGGGAAAAGAACTTTTGGtgggaaaataaataaaggcaaAGTGTTCCAGTCTTCCAAGAGCCAGAAAAACGGAGAGGCCTTCAGGAAGAAAAGTGCTGGAAGAGGAAAGCAAGGACCCAAACAGAAGAAGGGGAAAGGCTGAGCAGAGCTGGTTTATATTTTCACACTGTTTAATAAATCATTAAAGACATTTCTTTCATTATCTGTATATGGTTATCCATTTTAGTGACTGCAAACCGTTGTGTTGCAATACTGTGTTTTGAATTAATACCATGTACACAATCCATTAAAAAAAGTAGAATGGCTGGCtttcattaattcataaaaacagctgttatttcaaaataaatgatcaCATCCACGCGTTAATTAATGTATGTGTGAACAACGCAAAATTAGTTAATTCTTAGCGTAAATTACGTTCATTCGGAGAAAATAATGCTTCTAAAACTATCTTCTAGTATTCATGAACGTTCATTCAAGTGTTAAACAAGACTTTGTACTTTTATCCTGAAGTTCATAATCCGGATGTGTATCACAGTGGCGGCCAGTTCTGTTCTTTCTTTCCGGTTCCGGGGGGCGGCTAAGCTAGCTGATAAAGATGCCGTCGATTGAGTACGACGAGTGAGTGTTTCATTCTATTAACTCTTAAAATTATACTTCCTGCTTTTGTAGACCAAATAactcattttattatttccCCTCAGCTCTAAGCCCAGCTGGGCCGACCAAGTCGAGGAGGAAGTAGATGAAGGTAAAGCACTCCCGTAGCTAGCGTGTTAGCACACGTCGTGTTAGCTCAGTGACCGGCTCGGTGGCTTACACTTGCACGTGGTGTTATTaggttatatttgtgtttttattttatcattgcTGCTTTATAGAATTTGTGTAAACATATTAAACTGACACGATAATATACTCTTAGAATAAGTATGCCGACATATGGCGTGTGACGTAAGCAACATACTGTTAGAAGGAAGCTAGCTTGCTAGTTAGCATCTTACACCAGTCACTGTGTTCACTCATTTGTATACGACATGGATGCTTTGTTGCTAATCAGTCTCTGTTTTCTGACAGGAACACTTCCATCACCCAAGGAAACCATTAAAGGAAACATAAAAACCATCACAGAGTATAAAATAGACGATGATGGGAAAAAGTTCAAGGTAATTTGTCAACAATGGCGTACATTCAATGATTGGTGGTATTAACTCCCTGCATATGTATCTCTAGATTGTGCGGACATTCAAAATTGAGACCAGGAAAGCCTCCAAAGCCATTGCCAGGAGAAAGGTCTGCTTATAGACTAAATATGCAGAGATGTAGTGCttgtaaaatgttattaaaattacCTCTCTTGTGTCAGAACTGGAAGAAATTTGGCAACTCTGAGTTCGATGCTCCAGGTCCTAATGTGGCCACCACCACCGTCAGCGACGACGTTCTGATGACCTTCATTTCCAGCAAGGAGGTAACTATGCATGTTGTAATCCACTCCAATGTGGAATAATTCTGATGTTTGCTGTCACCGCCTCGTTTTTCCTGCAGGATTTAAATGCTCAAGACCAAGATGAAGACCCCATGAACAAGCTGAAAGGACAGAAGATCGTGTCATGTCGTATCTGCAAAGGCGACCATTGGACTACGCGCTGTCCTTACAAGGACACGTTGGGCCCCATGCAGAAGGAGCTTGCCGAGCAGCTTGGCCTCTCCACTGGCGACAAAGAGAAACCAGCTGGTGCCGGTATGTTGTATCATATGTCACCTATATTTACATCCCAATTtgcattttatgttatgttaacatTGTTTCACTTTCATATTGGGTTTTCtacagtgtaaacacaaaccAATCCAGATGTAAAGATTCACTTTGTCCTCTTCCATTGCACCAGCTGAACCAGAACCTGTGCAGCCTGCACAAAGTAAGACTGGCAAGTACGTGCCCCCCAGTCTCAGGGATGGAGGCACACGTAGAGGAGAGTCAATGCAACCTAACCGGAGAGGTGAGTTCAAGTGACTCTTGGTTGTTCGCCTTCTGGACGCTgcataaacaataataacaacaacaaacctCCCTCTCACAGCGGACGACAACGCCACCATCCGTGTCACCAACCTGTCCGAGGACACCCGCGAGACCGACCTTCAGGAGCTCTTCAGACCATTCGGCTCAATTTCCAGAATCTACCTGGCCAAAGACAAGAACACGGGACAGTCAAAGGTCCGCTCCGGCTTCCTGTCATTGTAATGCTGTATCTTCTCAACTGCTTCCATGCAACTAATCAAACATCTTGCATGCAGGGCTTTGCATTCATCAGCTTCCACCGCCGGGAGGATGCAGCCAGAGCCATCGCTGGCGTGTCAGGGTTTGGATATGATCATCTCATTCTCAATGTTGAATGGGCCAAGTAAGTCATCACTACTCTTGGAAAAATGCGATAAAAATCAACCAGAAGATGACCCGTGTTCTCTCTTTGCAGACCTTCAAACAACTGAGAACTTCCTACTATTCCACCACAAGGCCATGATTTATTTCTGTGGTAAAATGTGGTTATCAGCTTAATAAAGAGAATCAATGTAGTCACTTTgctcttgtattttttttcttaagtccAATACAGTACTTACTGCAAAACCacaagccaaagatcctctcttacaggagagctctgctgtttgaGTCTTAGAAAATACTACTCAATTATCTGACAGTATAATATACTGGAAAACAGATCCAAGATCAAGGACCTTTAGACTGGAAAGCTTAACCTTTTGTAGGAATGTAATGCAAAATGTTTTTCGGACTCTACCACAACAATGCTCCTAAAACCTCAACATCAAGGGTCCCCAACAGTCCATTTGGGCCCACCCACAGACCGGTACCTCAAAAACTTTCaggcactatatatatatatgttagtaACTACATTAAATGTTATAAGTGCAcctattttagaaataagggctgtttttattacaaatgtcaCCAATCTTCTAGGTGCCAGACATTCACTTTTTAGTAAAAGCTTATGTAATATGACAAATGACATACACCTATAATAGAATAGTTTACTGAAATACTATCACATTTATAGTAATTTTTTGCTACCGCTTGCAACAATTTATTCAATGTATTTAATAGTTGATGTCTTATACAACGGATTTAAGTAGTCTGACATCACGTGACTCACTTTGCCCCATACCGCCACTTGCCATGGTAACAGCTGCCGTTGCTGGAACGTCACGAGAGGTGACAATTCTTTCAAGATGGCTGCCGTTGTAATTGTAAGTTCATGATTGtgtcatatttacagtatagtACTAAACTATGGACTTCTTTATGTGAGCTTGTCTGTTAAAATGCTATACAGTAAAGAAATTACTTCTGTCGGCACGTGTGATGCTTGCTACAATTTTAATTGTTGGCGGCCATCTTCCGACTCGAGTTATTTcggattttattatttttatttttttacatgacgcCATTAGCAGTGGAGTGCATGAACGGTGGTGACTTACCCCCTCACTTTGTCCCGTGAGCAGAATTCTGGTCGGACTTCGGTGATGAGGAACGTAGTTCGGGTGAGTTGGTGAGGCCAATTAAGAGTTTATGACTCAAAAtaatgcgttcaaaagagtaatacattggCATCACAAAAAttgtttgagaaaaataaaaaatgagacCTCAGAATCGCGAGGCTCTACTTTCTCTCCCGTCGTATCACTACGCGTCCATTGATGTGTATGTGCTGCACAGCAGCCCATGTAGAAATAACACCAAGTtgtcatgaataaaaaaaagttaggcTCGTTTCAATTTAATAAGAGCTTTATTTGAAATTTTACATATAAAAACTACATACAATTTGTCCATCAGGATTAAAAGCACATTGAaaagttggcaaaaaaaaattggcaccAAGATTGTTTAAAAACAAGTTAGTCCGACAGCTCCATCTTCTCTTGTTTGATGTTGTCTGGAGAAGGACAGCAGATGTGTTTTAGTTCATATTGGATATGTGCATATTAGGATAGGATTTAAGCAATATGTAGTCTTAAAAGGATGAATCATTCttgtagggggaaaaaaaaataatctaaataCTGTACCGAAAAAAGGTATTGatgagttttaaaaatgtataaaatcaatcaaacacaacacatacatGTAAAcaattcattgttatttttgggTGGGACAGATTACCATACAGCCATAACCAAATTGCATGCATtattggcctaaatgaagcatttaagCATGAAAGTGGTTAAAATGAACGAACATACAAGGCATTAACATGATTAAATGTAGTAGCatacattggccactagatgACACTATTAACAAGCGCCACACTAAGATGATTTTCCCCCTCATATTCATGCAGTTTTctacaaatgtacatttttagaaaatttttgcttatataatgtaaataaaggCAAAGTGTTTGATTCATTAAAGGACAGAATAGATGTACATTTTGAGTGATCCCACCTACCTGCCGTTTGTTCTTCCTTCATCCGTTCAATGACACACTTCTTGATCTCCAGTCCAATGGCTCTGGAGAGGGGAGGAGGCACGGCATTGCCCACCTAACGAGATGACCGTTAAAAACACCATGTGACCACTGTAGCATGCGTGTACCTTTTTTTAATGAGGACCGTGTGCTTTTCTCACCTGTCTGTGCTTGTCCAGGACGTTGCCAAAGAAGCGATACGTGTCTGGGAAGCCCTGAGAGCGTGCGCACTCCCTCACGCTGACGACTCGATGCTGCTCGGGGTGGAGAACGCGACCCTGTAAAGTAAGTGAGTAAAATTAaatgaggttgcctacagccgcagctgtTCATGCCAATGGCGGTTTATTTGTCGGCTGTACCTGCTTCCCCATTGGCTCGGGGTTAGTGACCGTGGTGCTGAAGAAGCCGTCCCACTCCAGCCGGCCGTAAAGCCCCGCCCAGTGGTTGTGGCGGTTCCCCGTGTGCGGCAGACACCAGGGGATCAGTGTGTTGAACTGCCTGTCCGCCGGGTCACATGGCTTCCCTATAATTAAGAGTGCCAATCACGTTAACATTCATGTCGGCTTATTCTAGATTAGAATGTAAATATTCCGCTTTACCTCCAGCACAGGTGCAAACACCTCTTAGCGCGCCCGTGCTGCTGcggcaattttttttatccGGGTGCGTGTAGCGCAGTTTCTTCGTCATGGTGCCGTCCTTCAGGCGCACCTCAATGTTGGGCAGGTCCCTCCAGTCGGAGCCGGGGGCCAGGGGGATGTGGCGCATGCGGCCCTCCACCAGGGCGCTCATGTCCTGGCGCAGGCACATAAAGATAGAAACATTAGCATTATGCTATGGTTCACTTTGACACGCAATCAAGTCCCCGACGCTCACCTTGCAGATGTGATCCTTGAGGATGGGCTGGTACTGGGTGCCTCGGATCTGCCTCTGGAACCATGACTGTGGTTCTCCGTTGTAGGAGATCTCCAAGGCGGAAGCGCCGTTGCGGATCTCGGGCAGGTCGGACATGGTGTCTCTGACTGTGATGGTTCTATAGATTCCTCCGTTACCTCTGAACATACATCACAGTACATGGTGGAATTCAAGTGTCCCTTCAATTAAATGACtgcataaataaatgcattatgaTCATTATTTTTAGTTGGCCATTTTagttggcttttaactcatgcTTGTAAcctttgaacttgacttttatctaaTGGTTATTTTATACCCTATACCTTTTGTTTTGGCTCTTAACCAAATGTCTttataaactaaactaaaataagcatgtgtaaacatatgcttattttagtttttattaatgttcatatatatatatatatatatatatatatatatatatattttttttttttttactttttatgttgttAATTGGGCGGCACGTCAagtagttagcacgcaggcctcacagctaggagaccagggttcaattccacccttggccatctctgtgtggagtttgcatgttctctccgtgcatgcgtgttttctctgggtactccggtttcctcccacattccaaaaacatgctaggttaattagctactccaaattgtccataggtatgaatgtgagtgtgaatggttgtttgtctaatatgttccctgtgattggctggcgaccagtccagggtgtaccccgcctctcgcccgaagacagctgggataggctccaacaccccccgcaaccctcgtgaggaaaggtggtagaaaatgaatgaatgttgttaattctataggttttcatattttgtatcacatatccagtgtttcctcagtgggggCCCCTCTGCACTGGGGGTGTCTCTTCTCGTGGGGCTCACCAGACTAGGGTGCGTGGGAGCTCTGTGGCGGTGCCCCCACTGCAGCGCCATGGGTCCGCTGCCTACCTGTTTGGTGGGCCCCTGAGTTGCGGCATTCTGGCCTGGGCCGCGTGCAGGCCCCCAGCGCAGATGGCAGCGCTTCCTGACCTGGTTCCtctgtacttgtgtgtgtgtgtgtgtgtgtgtgtcttgttgttgtttttctttaacaaataaaagtactttgtgctacattttatgtatgagaagtgctctacaaataaagtttgatttgtTGAATGACTACAGTTTTTGCTTCGACAACAAGTAGCAAGCAGCTGTTTAACTGATtgggaaaaaaacgaaaaaacagCAACACCTTACTCACTGATGCTATGCACACCGAGGTAGCTTAGATTGCAAGGTGTGCATCCAGCActtccaataatgccttgcACACCGCCACTTAGCGATGACATGGTTTAAGTAGCGTTTTTTATGCAAGCAAACCTTACCGTGTGACGTTACTGACGTATTTCTTCTCGTCCACCACCACGCTGAGGGACACGGCTCTGGGAGCGAACACGTGGAGAGGCTCGGGATAGCGTGGTAGCTTCTCTCCGGGAGCGGCAGCCAGGATGATGGCCCTGCGACGAGTCTGCGCCACGCCGTACTGTCCTGCCTGTTTCAcaaaaggattaaaaaaaaaaaaaaacattgttgagGTAAGGGaaggcaagtttatttatcGAGTAATTCGTAGGTACTACAACACAAGATGATCTGCATGTTAAATTTAACACTTTTATGCAAAATAACCATATTTACTCTCCTAAGATTGACAAAAAAAGCTAAGAAATCTGTGTTATAAGTACAATTAAAGACTCACTAAACATCTCATACAATAGTACCCCCAGAAATATACAAAAGTAGGCAGAAAAGctgcatattaaaataaaaaaagtgttaaCCTGAAGAACTCCAAAGGTGCATTGGTAGCCCATCCTGACAAGACAGCGTAGAGTGAGCTTGAGGACCATGGAGCTTTTGAAGGACACAAAGTTCCTCACGTTCTCCAGCAGGAAGAACTTTGGTCTGTAGTAGTCACAGTaactaaacacaaaaacatggctTAATTATAATTAAGCATTCATTTAATAAAATGAACAATGATGCAACTTTCATCTCCTTTACCTGAGGTAGGAGACCACCAGCGAGTTCTTGAATTTTGAGTAGGTGCGAGAGTTGAAGCGGTTCATGCCGCTGAAGCCTTGGCACGGAGGTCCTCCGCAGAGCATCTCCACGTCGCCCTTCTGAGGCAACTTCTGGCCCAGGGAGTTGGTCTTCTCGCCCGACATGACCAGCTTGAGCAGAACATTGCAGTCCTCTGTGAAGACGGTGGTGCCCGGGTTGTTGAGCCTGAAGGCCTGCGCCGCCGGCTCCCACATCTCGATGGCCCACTCCGTATCGGAAATACCTAcacgcataaaaaaaaaaagggtggatTATGTACGGCAACCTGCAAGGATCAGaactagggctgggttaaacgattaatctagaaaatagtaaaaaaaaaatcaaaaattgaTTAATCCCTGAAAACAAATCACATGCAcaggtaatggaaatggtaatgtccaaaaggagtaggaagaagcaaagcttattatatcctacccctccatctggtacttttacaatcagtaactgttacatttgttcacttcctgctttcctaatatagtttgttttttttatgttttattttgtcacgtacccaaGTACCGAACAAATGAGCCGcccgttcaaatgaaatacccgttcagtccgagagccgttttgttcatgaccgacacagcactagttggtgagatgttgagtcggaacgaacgtgaacggactgactcgacacgggtctatgcacagggggagatcacaggctaacaaccaattgaccgaaatgaacgaatctttttactgaatgaagcggAATACATAatcctgttcactgaaatgaacggttttgcctaccactaattctgagtggctgcatggtggtcaagtggttagcacacagacctcacagctcggggaccagggttcaattccacacttggccatctgtgtggagtttgcatgttctccctgtgcatctGTGGGTTGTCcacgggtattccggtttcctcccacattccaaaaacatgctaggttaattggcgactccaaattgtccataggtatgaatgtgagtgtgaatggttgtttgtctatatatgtgccctgtgattggctggccaccagtccagggtgtacccccgcctctcccccgaagacagctgggataggctccagcacataatgaatgaataattgtgaGTGAAGGCACATCGACATGCAGTTCTTTTCATCCCCAGCCCTAATCAAAACGTTCAATAGTAAAAACGGTGAGCTTTTACCAGCTTGGTGGAAGCCTTCAGAGAGTCCTCCACAGCCCGAGAAGACGTCCAGTGTGCGGTACTTCGGCACTTTGGGTGGCTGTGGATCAGTGGGCTGGTCTGCAGTTTCCTGAACTGATGACTTCCCTTTGCCTTTccctaaaaacacaacaacagttAGACTCCAGTGGAGACCGACCGATAATGGGAATATACTAGTCTCGTCTTACCTTTCCCTTTGCCCTTCCCTTTGCCTTTGTGCACAGCAGAGCGAGCATGGTTAGGAGGATCCTCGAAGCTTTTAGATTTGGCGTTATAAGCCTGCGGGAAGATCAAGCGCAACAATTAAAACGCTGCAATCAAAATGAGTTCCAACACAGTGGAGATGCGGTACCTCCAGGAAATAGAAGCGGTCAGGCCCTCCGCTGGAATACTCCTGGGCCGTTTCATTCAGGTCTTCTCCGTATTCCACCTGACAGCGGCCGAGCACCTCCGACATGCTGACAGTGACCTCCTCGTCGCTCCAGTAGAGCTGATTGATGTCGGTGTGGTAGCTGGCTTTCACCCCCTTGTGTGTGTTCTCAGGCCTAACATGATGAATAAGTTTCATACTTTGGCTTTttgattatgaaaaaaaagtataaattttACCTGTAAAACTTGTACAGTCGCAGTTTGACCTCCGACATGTCCGCTTTGCCGTTGCTGCGCCTGTGACAGAAGATCTCCTTAATGCGCCCGATGCGGAACGGGTCCGGAGCGTCCAGGTTAGAGCCCTTGATGTAGTCCGACGACTTCCTGTAGTATTCTGGATACAGGTCCTCGTCCACATCCTCTTTCCTGTGGGAGCGCTTCACCGGGCTGGTTGCTTTCACACTGAAAAGGCACACAAGAAACATACTcagcatctttaaaaaaaaaaaaaatatgcatggcTACGTGCAGTTTAACTCATGTCTTGTCGCAAATCTTATAATGGATtttaccagcagagggcgcaatTGATTCAGGCACAACTTGATTTATGCCTAAAATGGGGCTACAGTAGACTtcaaaatataacttaaaaataatttgtaaccTACACCTTCCCTGTTAAATTgagtattatttggctttatttgatgctatgcaaatttggagcaggaggggataaaaggaagaaaaaaaaattgtaaatcaaatgacattttgaattaaaatcacatttaaaaagtgtattaaatACACAtgactcatttaaaaaaaaaaaaaaaaaatgaacccaAAATTGAGGTTCAAAATAGAGAATTTAATTTAGAAattccattttaaaaaaatcataaattacatttaattataaaGCAACAGTTTCCCCAATCTAATGAAGTTTTATTCACTCATTATTTTAATGCTTGTAATAAATTAGCttagttattaaaataaatgcatgtCTGTAAAGTAGATGGTGCAATATTTAATAATCACCTGAAGTGAAAAGCCTCAGGGGGCAGGTAGACGCCATCTCCCACCCTGAAGTGTTCTCCTTTAAAGCAGGCTAAAGCGTAGAGAGCCTTGGAGTCGTGTTCTTCGTTCAGGGGCTCGAAGGCACGAGGCGTGGCCTGCTCTTCGTGTTCTTTAATCCTCAGGCAGCTGCTGCAAAatctacatttaaaataaaattataaatggATTAGAAAAGGAGAGACGCCATATTTCAGATGCTCGCGGGGGAGCGCCCTCACTTGAACTTGCAGTCGTCTGATGGCGTGGTGTTGGGCGGCGTTTCAAAGCGGGCGAAATCCGTGTCGTACCAGAACTGATAGAAGAAACTCTTCCCGTCGTCTTCGATCACCTTGACGTCCACGTCCGTGCCGCCCTGACGCACACGACAGCAGCAGTTAAGATCAGCATGAAAATGAGACCACTTGTAATGGACTCACCTCCATGAACCAGTTGTTGGACGGCGCCCTGTAGGTGACGTTGACTTTGCCTTGCACATAGCTCAGAGACATGTCCTCGCACTCGTCCACCATGACCAGCTCAAGAGGATCCGAGGACTCGCCCAGTACCGTTTGAGTGCCGCGGAGGAACCAGTGGGCGTGGAACATCTTGCCGTTGTTGTCCTCCCACAGCGCTGTGATCCTGGTGGACACGTACGTCTTAGGAACATGGACGTTTGAGGGCTTGTTTCATGATAGAGTACTTTATACCTCGCCAGGTACAATGGCGAGGACGCGTCCTCCGAAGACACGGAGACACAATCACCCAACTCCAGCTCTTCATCGTTCACACAGACTTTCTTGTAGAACTGCTTCTTGGCCTCACTCTAAAAGCACCAGAatataaatcatcatcatcacgcaTGGAAGCGAATGTTAAAACAAAGCAGTACCTTGATGGGCTCGCCAATCCACGTCAGCTTGCACTGAGTCTGCTTCTTCCTCTTCACCTGAGACGTCTTCTTGCTCTTCTCCACAGGCAGGTCCTCTTCCTCGACGTTCTCGTCATCCTCAGCCTCCTTGACTGCCAGGTTTGGACACCTGGAAAGCCAGACATACACTTAACTAAATGATCCAAAAGCAACATCTAAAATACGCGAACTACAAATACATGGCTGTAGATGACCACAACGTATGCCACGGGGcacaatttatttatgatattgGATAAGAACATCATAATAGTCACCTTCTTTGCTTGCAAGCCTGCTTGCTTTTGCCACTTCCTCCAAATTTGATCATGTCCTTGCAGGCGGCACACTTGCCACAGTCTGCAGACTGGCAAACCTAAAAAGGCATTAAATGGAAGAGTTGTGAAAAATTGGAAAACTGGTACTGTTAATGATTCGgattgcatgagaaagtggaccaaaaaaaaagtggctttTTAACCACACGGTATTAATATATCCT comes from Doryrhamphus excisus isolate RoL2022-K1 chromosome 15, RoL_Dexc_1.0, whole genome shotgun sequence and encodes:
- the ppan gene encoding suppressor of SWI4 1 homolog; this translates as MGKSKTKNQKKARAEARQVAEDAYGSVPHSFVFHRGLVGKNVGQLITDIREVMQPYTAEQLKVRKKNVLKDFVDIAGPLGVTHFMIFSKSEHNLMMRVARLPKGPMLYFKMLKYTLIKDVVSSLKKHRMHKQQFKHHPLVILNNFGSSGMHIKLMATMFQNMFPSINVSKVSLNTIKRCVLLNYNLTSHEIEFRHYSLKVVPVGMSRGVKKLMQEKFPNMSKFEDISELMMKGANLSESEGEQDGEHNITELPQVYSGRGNMASGQSAIRLTEIGPRMTFQLTKIQEGMAEGNILYHATISKTEEEIQEILQRKELLLKTKEQRRKTQEQNVALKKMQKQEHKKKSLAGIKKKTQQADKEEDSEVEDPGMQDDKPAAVESDDEAEYYRQAVGEEPDEDMFFGAKKRKGKDGSHGPVKKMRRFSTDHKDKSAKSPKRTGPKGWHKDQKTGDREKKPFGKKSSPGGKPFRNKPSDGANRFGAKKKFEGKRTFGGKINKGKVFQSSKSQKNGEAFRKKSAGRGKQGPKQKKGKG
- the eif3g gene encoding eukaryotic translation initiation factor 3 subunit G; this translates as MPSIEYDDSKPSWADQVEEEVDEGTLPSPKETIKGNIKTITEYKIDDDGKKFKIVRTFKIETRKASKAIARRKNWKKFGNSEFDAPGPNVATTTVSDDVLMTFISSKEDLNAQDQDEDPMNKLKGQKIVSCRICKGDHWTTRCPYKDTLGPMQKELAEQLGLSTGDKEKPAGAAEPEPVQPAQSKTGKYVPPSLRDGGTRRGESMQPNRRADDNATIRVTNLSEDTRETDLQELFRPFGSISRIYLAKDKNTGQSKGFAFISFHRREDAARAIAGVSGFGYDHLILNVEWAKPSNN